From the genome of Argentina anserina chromosome 4, drPotAnse1.1, whole genome shotgun sequence, one region includes:
- the LOC126792974 gene encoding sugar transport protein MST4-like, whose protein sequence is MVDSFMAKQGSSSSPTLVGDPSEAKITPIVVISCILAATGGLMFGYEIGISGGVTSMPGFLKTFYPDVYVSTQKLKTHNSNYCKYNNQKLQLFTSLLYLAALVSTFFASHSTKKLGRKMTMLIAGIFFIVGSVLNSAFTNFTTVITGRVLLGCGVGFANQVVPLFLSEIAPTRIRGGLNILFQLNVTLGILFANLVNYGAAKIKGGWGWRLSLGLAGIPALMLTLGSLIVVDTPNSLIQRGKLEEGKAVLRKIRGTQNIEAEYLEILEASNEAREIQHPFRNLLKCKNRPPLIIAIAMQIFQQFTGINAIMFYAPVLFATMGFGNNASLYASVITGAVNVLSTIVSIFVVDKLGRRMLLLEAGVQMLLSQLVVAIVLALKVKDHSNNLSFGLAILVVVMVCSFVSGFAWSWGPLGWLIPSETFPLETRSAGQSVTVCINMICCFLIGQVFLLMLCRLKYAIFLFFSAWVLVMTLFVLLLIPETKNVPIEEMTERVWKQHWFWKRFIDDCEGDKSNRKYANQPFHDSK, encoded by the exons ATG GTTGACAGCTTCATGGCTAAACAGGGTTCTTCAAGCTCACCAACCCTTGTAGGTGACCCTTCTGAAGCAAAGATCACACCAATTGTGGTCATTTCTTGTATCTTGGCCGCTACTGGAGGCCTCATGTTTGGTTACGAGATCGGTATTTCGG GTGGAGTAACATCCATGCCGGGTTTCTTGAAAACTTTCTACCCGGATGTGTATGTGAGTACCCAAAAGCTTAAGACACATAACAGCAACTATTGCAAGTACAACAATCAGAAGCTGCAGTTGTTCACATCTTTGCTCTACCTTGCGGCTCTGGTATCAACATTCTTTGCCTCACACAGTACCAAAAAGCTAGGCAGAAAGATGACTATGTTGATTGCTGGAATTTTCTTCATAGTTGGCTCCGTTCTTAATTCTGCATTTACAAACTTTACCACGGTCATCACTGGGAGGGTCCTTCTTGGTTGTGGAGTTGGTTTCGCTAATCAG GTTGTTCCACTCTTCCTTTCGGAGATTGCTCCGACAAGAATCCGTGGAGGACTAAACATACTTTTCCAGCTTAATGTAACCCTTGGAATTCTTTTTGCAAACCTTGTCAACTATGGAGCTGCTAA AATTAAAGGAGGTTGGGGTTGGAGGTTATCATTGGGTCTAGCAGGGATTCCAGCCCTTATGCTAACCTTGGGGTCCCTGATTGTGGTGGACACTCCTAACAGTCTCATTCAACGTGGTAAGTTGGAGGAAGGAAAAGCAGTGCTTAGAAAGATTAGGGGTACTCAAAATATTGAAGCAGAGTACTTGGAGATACTAGAGGCAAGTAATGAAGCCAGAGAAATCCAGCACCCTTTTAGGAATCTCCTTAAGTGTAAAAATCGGCCTCCTCTCATCATTGCAATAGCAATGCAG ATCTTCCAGCAATTCACGGGCATTAATGCAATAATGTTCTATGCTCCTGTTTTGTTCGCAACCATGGGTTTCGGCAACAATGCTTCTCTTTACGCATCTGTCATAACAGGAGCAGTCAATGTACTCTCCACTATTGTTTCAATCTTTGTAGTTGACAAACTTGGCCGCCGCATGCTCTTATTAGAAGCCGGCGTCCAAATGTTGCTATCTCAATTGGTTGTTGCAATAGTGCTAGcactcaaggtcaaggaccacTCCAACAATCTATCTTTTGGTTTGGCAATACTCGTGGTGGTGATGGTGTGTTCCTTTGTTTCCGGCTTTGCTTGGTCTTGGGGACCTCTCGGGTGGTTGATCCCAAGTGAGACATTTCCACTGGAGACCCGCTCGGCCGGGCAAAGTGTGACGGTTTGCATCAACATGATCTGCTGTTTTCTTATAGGGCAAGTCTTCCTCTTAATGCTCTGTAGATTGAAGTACGCcatcttcttgttcttctcgGCTTGGGTTCTGGTCATGACACTCTTTGTTCTGCTTCTAATTCCCGAGACCAAGAATGTGCCCATTGAAGAGATGACAGAAAGAGTGTGGAAACAACACTGGTTTTGGAAGAGGTTCATAGATGACTGTGAGGGTGATAAGTCAAATAGAAAATATGCAAACCAACCCTTCCATGATTCCAAGTAG